aaactgAGATGGATTTTAAGGTTGACATCACAGTGCATGGAGCATAGTATTTTGACAAACTTGTAATATTGTGCTTGCATCATAAAATAGGTGGAGAGAGAATTTCAGAACAATCACTTGTGAGTTTCAGCCATACTCGTTTGTAAATTTGGGATTGTCTGGGGGCAAGCAATGGTGATAATTATCTGAATGTTTTGATAACTTCAACGCTTAGTCtgcaataatacattttttttcccattgtgAACACCCTGAATCTTTTAGTCTCAGAAATCATTAGATGTCATGAACATTTTTCAGTTGATGAAATTGATAGTGCATTTTTCGTCAACAGGCTATGTTGTACAAGGTTCCACAGGAGAGTTCCCTTACCTGTCTAAAGAAGAACGCGTAAATCTTGTACGATTTGTTCGGAAAATTGCTCCAAAAGAGAAGCTTATTATTGGTGGCTCTGGTTGTGAATGTAAGTACGCAGTATTTTGTCAGAAGACTGGGTCTATAAGTTACTATGATACCAATTCTCAACAGCTGAGGAAGTCTATTTGTTGATGAGCATAATTCTGAAAGAACCCTATCAATAAAGTAGTCAAGCAAGTCAACCAAAGAATAGCTGTTTTATGCTTTGCCAGCCACCGCTGACACCATTGAACTGACTGCCAAAATGGCTGAAGCTGGAGCAGATGCTGTAATGGTTGTGACACCTTGCTACTACAAAGCAAGCATGACCAACGATGCGATGGTGGCTCATTATACAAAGGTATAAATCTGACCAATGAAATTCATGAAATTGAAGTTGTGTAGGTTCCATGAACCACCAATAGTAATAGCACaattattggtttttttttaggcaaaacccttatttttgcagttttcaAGTAACCACTTAAGacattaaatgtatttgtttatgcTATCATAAAATAACCACAATACTGTGTGCAGGTAGCAGATAACAGCCCAGTTCCAGTTATTCTCTATAGTGTTCCAGGGAACACAGCATATGACCTGGCACCAGAAGCAGTTTTCAGACTAGCTCCACATCCTAACATTATAGGCATGAAAGAAAGCGGTGGTGATGtgagtgcttttttttttgataaagacaaattttcttgtactttttaATTAAACTGAATCCCTGTGCATACaaaacacaatatttgtttctcctttttatcatcatttaaaaaatgtagacatcattaaaaatgttaggACTATTTCTATTTCAGATAACCAAGATAGGGACTATGGTTTTCAAGACAAAAGATACTGACTTCCAGATATTGGCAGGATCAGCTGGATTCTTGTACTCATCATATGCGATGGGTGAGatatttttcattcacattCTGTTGCTATGAGTCAGAAgaatgttttacttttgaatGTACTCTTTTGGCTTTGTTCATCACTGCAGCATGACTCAATTGATTGTCTCGTCATTTCCCGCTGGGTAATTACTGACACATTTGCGTGACATAACTTAGCAACAGTTATGCTTGCAAGTATTTACTCTTCTATTTTCACACCATTgtgtattttaatagaaaagtGTTTGGTTGCTCCTGACTGAcatctttggttttttttaaaaaaagacaatttgttGTCACTTCTATAATCAGTTGAATATTGTTACTCTGGTATGACTTGTTGTGTCATTGTTACTGCTTATGTGTGTCATCTCCTGGATATCTGGCATAGTTAAAGTATACTTTCATATATGATGTACTTAgtaagcttttctttcttctgcacaTAAAACACGTAATCACAAATCAGACAGCATACATGTACAGCAGTAAAACTGGACCAGGTTTCAAATGATTGTAGGAGTTCTAATGCTTGACAAGAAAGGATGACATAAGATGGGTGAGGGAATGTGGgcaaaaactgttaaaaataactcCTTCCCCCCAAAAACCCACTTTTGACTTTGTACATCCTAGTTTTCTAGAGGAAAGAATATATttggttaaaaatatttgatttgttAATGCATACAGGTTGTGTTGGGGGTGTATGCTCTTTGGCAAATGTTCTTGGACCAGCACTGTGCTCTCTTGGGGAATTTTTCAAGAAAGGTGATCTAGCTGCTGCTCAGAGACTACAGCAAAGGCTGATTAGTCCAAATGCATGTGTgagtataattaaaaaaaaaaattgtggtctTCTCAAACCAATCTagaatatttactttttcatggTCTTGATGAGAAGGCAAGATGCTTTGACACTATCTTCATGATCCTTTTGTTTTAGCTTAACAGATTATTCTTTGGTGCATGTTATTTGGTGTGGAAACGATTTTGTAACAtgcatctaaaaaaaataatcccaaCAAATTTTTTAGGtgtgaacaaaattaaaactttatggTTACAGGTGACTCGCCGATTTGGTATCCCAGGTCTTAAGGCAGCTATGGATGCACTGGGTTACTATGGTGGACCAACACGCTTGCCCATGCTTCCAGTTTCCGAGAAAGATCGGGCAACTATAATTCAAGTCTTTGCAGAGTCAGGATTCATGTGAAAAGGTGATTTTGAAGTGGATAGTTCACTGCCCTTTTGATTGATACATACTCAGAGGTTAAGTGTTTGAGGCAAGGTAACAGGCAGTGGTTTGTGGATGAACTCatttgctgaatgttttctgttaaaacaaatatgCATTTATACCTAGAGTTAATCAGTTTTGCAGTTAAACCATgaaagtatatacatgtatgaaACATTGTGTCAATGATGGAAGTTGTTGGATCATGTGACTAGAGTCAGTAATAAAAAGCTGTTATCTCATAAAGAGTGGAGATGTACAAGTGTTTAGCAAATTCATATGTAAATTTTGAAAGtccatttcttttatattatgtattttactcttaagcatttttttttgtcacctgTGGCTCCAGAGCCATAGATGGTAAGCAGCCCTACTGCCAGCATAAATTCCAGATGTAGGATCATAGTACAGCAATTTGTGGCTTGTGTTTTATTGTGGAGAAAGCTGGAAAAACACTACCTAAGAAAAGAAGTGTTGGAAAGATTTGGTGGTAAACCCAGAATGCTATTTTGAAGACCATTGAGAATCTatacaaaaattagaaaacttTGAATCATGAACTTGTATTTCTGGATCTAATTGTGGTAGGTCTCGTATATTGTTTCatgtatgaatggtgtcttgtgtctgatgTCTTgagtgcgtcatttgttcctcATCACTTTGGGCACATATATAAGTTATGTATAAGAAAAGCctttgtccgccatcttctttataactctcttaGGGACAttctctgaacttgtgcctcttcgattcacctacaaatctcttcatccttaTCTGCAGGGGTTTGTCGagctttgtgttgtgtgtgtcgtGCATATGAAAGGTAAGTGTACGCAGTGTTTGTATGGCGTAAATGAAATTTCATGTGTGCTTTCAAAATCCTCTCCTACTCTTagaagtttaaaaatttaacaatgAGATGCAGGAAGCTTTGAGCTTACCCTGGACTTAACCCTCATCAAAAGTACACATTTTAGATATGAAGAAATTTCAGTCACTTactgtttgtaaataaactcattaaaatactgttaaaagaaacttttattgGCAGAATTGTGTATGTTAATAAACGAAAAAATGAAGTGcctattttacaaaatatatatacatcataAAAATCAAAAGCCCAATCCTAAGATAACACTGCCCCTTGAATCAGAGAGGTCATAAATGGTCAACAAAGTtaacaaaacactgaaaattTGTCTAAATGTACAGCCTAGATGTATTTTGATTTGTTCATCAGTCACCATGGCCATGTGACTTATATAAAACAGAACCTGTACTACTCTTAAAAACTGTTAATTATGGTATGGTCtgtcttaataaaaaaaaaaaacccaaaaaacactGGGATTATCATGCACCAGTATAAgc
This sequence is a window from Pomacea canaliculata isolate SZHN2017 linkage group LG5, ASM307304v1, whole genome shotgun sequence. Protein-coding genes within it:
- the LOC112565420 gene encoding 4-hydroxy-2-oxoglutarate aldolase, mitochondrial-like, coding for MAYKVLQHSIPCMVKMLQRAPGIWGRGEILRIISNRHASSSTLDLSGILPPIATPFNDDESIAFDKLEENVKKWNAISFKGYVVQGSTGEFPYLSKEERVNLVRFVRKIAPKEKLIIGGSGCESTADTIELTAKMAEAGADAVMVVTPCYYKASMTNDAMVAHYTKVADNSPVPVILYSVPGNTAYDLAPEAVFRLAPHPNIIGMKESGGDITKIGTMVFKTKDTDFQILAGSAGFLYSSYAMGCVGGVCSLANVLGPALCSLGEFFKKGDLAAAQRLQQRLISPNACVTRRFGIPGLKAAMDALGYYGGPTRLPMLPVSEKDRATIIQVFAESGFM